A stretch of the Streptomyces sp. NBC_00654 genome encodes the following:
- a CDS encoding ROK family glucokinase yields the protein MGLTIGVDIGGTKIAAGVVDEEGRILSTFKVPTPPTAEGIVDAICSAVAGASDGHDIEAVGIGAAGYVDDKRATVLFAPNINWRHEPLKDKVEQRVGLPVVVENDANAAAWGEYRFGAGQGHDDVICITLGTGLGGGIIIGNKLRRGRFGVAAEFGHIRVVPDGLLCGCGSQGCWEQYASGRALVRYAKQRANATPENAAALLALGDGTVEGIEGKHISQAARQGDPVAVDSFRELARWAGAGLADLASLFDPSAFIVGGGVSDEGELVLDPIRKSFRRWLIGGEWRPHAQVLAAQLGGKAGLVGAADLARQG from the coding sequence ATGGGACTCACCATCGGCGTCGATATCGGCGGCACGAAGATCGCGGCTGGAGTGGTCGACGAAGAGGGCCGGATCCTCTCGACGTTCAAGGTACCGACCCCTCCGACGGCCGAAGGCATCGTCGACGCCATCTGCTCGGCCGTGGCCGGCGCGAGCGACGGCCACGACATCGAGGCCGTCGGCATCGGCGCTGCCGGATACGTCGACGACAAGCGCGCCACCGTACTCTTCGCGCCGAACATCAACTGGCGCCACGAGCCGCTCAAGGACAAGGTCGAGCAGCGCGTCGGCCTGCCGGTCGTCGTCGAGAACGACGCCAACGCGGCCGCCTGGGGCGAATACCGCTTCGGTGCCGGCCAGGGCCACGACGACGTCATCTGCATCACGCTCGGCACCGGCCTCGGCGGCGGCATCATCATCGGCAACAAGCTGCGCCGCGGCCGCTTCGGCGTGGCCGCCGAGTTCGGCCACATCCGGGTCGTCCCGGACGGTCTGCTCTGCGGCTGCGGCAGCCAGGGCTGCTGGGAGCAGTACGCCTCCGGCCGCGCGCTCGTCCGGTACGCCAAGCAGCGTGCCAACGCCACCCCGGAGAACGCCGCCGCCCTGCTCGCGCTCGGCGACGGCACCGTGGAGGGCATCGAGGGCAAGCACATCAGCCAGGCCGCCCGGCAGGGCGACCCGGTGGCCGTCGACTCGTTCCGTGAGCTGGCCCGCTGGGCCGGTGCCGGACTGGCCGACCTCGCCTCGCTCTTCGACCCGTCCGCGTTCATCGTCGGCGGCGGCGTCTCGGACGAGGGCGAACTCGTCCTCGACCCGATCCGCAAGTCGTTCCGGCGCTGGCTGATCGGCGGCGAGTGGCGCCCGCACGCACAGGTGCTCGCCGCCCAACTGGGCGGCAAGGCCGGACTGGTGGGCGCGGCCGACCTGGCCCGCCAGGGCTGA